In Mycolicibacterium mucogenicum DSM 44124, the following are encoded in one genomic region:
- a CDS encoding alpha/beta fold hydrolase: MANQETLDLALPRLRMRALAWGPADGRLMLCLHGFPDSAHGWRRVAPLLAAAGYRVVAPFMRGYAPSGVPADGNYHVGALVSDVLDLYDALGGGPDAVLVGHDWGAFAANAVAAYPNSPFDAVVSMSVPPLAAMSQTRFSAARTARMGLVQLRMSWYIMYFQLPGLPERTLHRVIPRLWHDWSPAGTDVAEDVATTLAALPTAEHRAAAVGYYRALVRPGSVGGPYAEFERYLRELPCAPILYLHGTDDGAMQVGYTEQLLTALPAGSVVRTIEGAGHFLQVDRPAEVAAAILDYVGN, encoded by the coding sequence ATGGCCAATCAGGAGACCCTGGACCTCGCGCTGCCGCGGCTGCGCATGCGGGCGCTGGCGTGGGGGCCGGCCGACGGGCGATTGATGTTGTGCCTACACGGTTTTCCGGACAGCGCACATGGCTGGCGCCGCGTCGCCCCGCTGCTCGCCGCCGCGGGCTACCGCGTTGTGGCGCCCTTCATGCGCGGCTACGCGCCGAGCGGTGTTCCGGCTGACGGCAACTACCATGTCGGCGCGCTGGTGTCCGACGTGCTCGACCTCTACGATGCGTTGGGCGGCGGGCCCGACGCCGTGCTGGTGGGGCACGACTGGGGTGCTTTCGCCGCCAATGCCGTTGCCGCGTATCCGAATTCACCGTTCGATGCGGTGGTGTCGATGTCCGTCCCGCCGCTGGCGGCGATGAGCCAGACGCGCTTCAGCGCCGCGCGGACTGCCCGGATGGGCCTGGTCCAACTCCGAATGAGTTGGTACATCATGTACTTTCAGCTCCCCGGTCTGCCGGAACGCACATTGCACCGGGTCATCCCGCGACTCTGGCACGACTGGTCTCCGGCCGGGACAGATGTCGCCGAGGACGTCGCGACGACGCTCGCCGCGCTGCCGACCGCCGAACACCGCGCGGCTGCCGTCGGCTACTACCGGGCGCTGGTTCGGCCGGGCAGCGTCGGTGGGCCGTACGCCGAGTTCGAGCGCTATCTGCGCGAGCTGCCGTGCGCGCCGATCCTGTACCTGCACGGTACGGACGACGGCGCCATGCAGGTCGGCTACACCGAGCAGCTGCTGACGGCGCTGCCCGCCGGGTCGGTGGTGCGAACCATCGAGGGGGCAGGGCATTTCCTGCAGGTCGACCGCCCGGCCGAGGTGGCCGCGGCGATTCTGGATTACGTCGGGAACTGA
- a CDS encoding zinc-binding dehydrogenase, whose translation MRTVLIDAPGNVYVDTVPDPVLPGPDGAVVQITTAAICGSDLHFYEGDYPLATPLALGHEAIGTVVEVGPEVRTVKVGDPVLISSVAGCGHCVGCDTKDPITCVSGPLIFGSGVLGGAQAELLAVPSADFQLYRLPSDLSTEAALLLTDNLATGWAAAQRADIPPGGTVVVFGLGAVGLCAVRCAIAQGAGQVFAVDPVEGRREMAARSGAAAITPEQIGAVHEATGGRGAAAVIDAVGNDTTMNAALAAVRAGGTVSVVGVHDLNPFPFPATLSLIRSITLRMTTAPVQQTWPALIPLLQSGRLDVDGIFTHAMSLDDAPKAYAAVAARTADCIKVTLTP comes from the coding sequence TTGAGAACCGTATTGATCGACGCCCCCGGGAATGTCTACGTCGACACCGTGCCCGACCCGGTGCTGCCCGGGCCGGACGGCGCCGTCGTCCAGATCACCACGGCGGCCATCTGCGGATCGGACCTGCATTTCTACGAAGGCGACTACCCGTTGGCCACGCCGCTGGCGCTCGGTCACGAGGCCATCGGCACGGTCGTCGAGGTGGGTCCGGAGGTGCGCACCGTCAAAGTCGGTGACCCGGTGCTGATTTCGTCGGTGGCGGGTTGCGGCCACTGCGTCGGCTGCGACACCAAAGACCCGATCACCTGCGTATCGGGTCCGCTGATCTTCGGTTCCGGCGTGCTCGGCGGCGCGCAGGCCGAACTGCTCGCGGTGCCGTCCGCCGATTTCCAGTTGTACCGACTGCCAAGCGATCTCAGTACCGAGGCCGCGCTGCTGCTCACCGACAACCTCGCCACCGGCTGGGCGGCTGCGCAACGCGCCGACATCCCGCCCGGCGGCACGGTCGTCGTCTTTGGCCTGGGCGCGGTCGGCCTGTGTGCCGTGCGCTGCGCCATCGCGCAGGGCGCGGGTCAGGTGTTCGCCGTCGACCCGGTCGAGGGGCGCCGCGAGATGGCCGCGCGCAGTGGCGCCGCCGCGATCACGCCGGAGCAGATCGGCGCCGTCCACGAAGCGACGGGCGGCAGGGGAGCGGCCGCCGTGATCGACGCCGTCGGCAACGACACCACCATGAACGCGGCGCTGGCCGCCGTGCGCGCCGGTGGCACGGTGTCCGTCGTCGGCGTGCACGACCTCAACCCGTTCCCGTTCCCCGCGACCCTGTCGCTCATCCGCAGCATCACGCTGCGCATGACCACGGCGCCCGTCCAGCAGACCTGGCCGGCGCTGATCCCGCTGCTGCAGTCGGGCCGGCTCGACGTCGACGGCATCTTCACCCACGCCATGTCGCTCGATGATGCGCCAAAGGCATACGCCGCTGTCGCGGCGCGGACCGCGGACTGCATCAAGGTCACACTGACCCCGTAG
- a CDS encoding TIGR03617 family F420-dependent LLM class oxidoreductase, producing the protein MRVQLQIDGAPQRAADHARELAGLGADGVFTFEGPHDVFLPLVAAAGAASVDLMTNVAIAGPRSPLHLAHAAYDLQVYSGGRFRLGLGSQIKVHIEKRYGAQWAKPAEKMAETVTAIKAIFDCWEGKAPLNFRGKHFTHTLMPPNFNPGPNPFGPPAVLMGALGPIMTRTAAQVADGLLVMPFHSARHFADRTLAAVGEGLQRAGRAPGDLQIIAQAMVAVARTEEDLTAAINGVATLIAFYGSTPAYLPVLETEGWADLQPQLNAMSKVGDFAGMRALISDDVVRTIGIVGTPEECAAEIGRRFGGYVDEICCYFPGYEQRPEDVRDLVTALHAL; encoded by the coding sequence ATGCGCGTACAACTGCAGATCGACGGAGCGCCCCAACGGGCCGCCGACCACGCCCGCGAGCTGGCCGGTCTCGGCGCCGACGGGGTGTTCACCTTCGAAGGCCCGCACGACGTCTTCCTACCGCTCGTCGCGGCGGCCGGCGCAGCGAGTGTGGACCTGATGACCAACGTCGCGATCGCCGGGCCGCGCAGCCCGCTGCATCTCGCGCACGCCGCCTACGACCTGCAGGTGTACAGCGGCGGCAGGTTCCGGCTGGGCCTGGGGTCACAGATCAAGGTGCACATCGAAAAACGTTACGGCGCACAGTGGGCCAAACCTGCCGAGAAGATGGCCGAGACCGTCACCGCGATCAAGGCGATCTTCGACTGCTGGGAAGGCAAGGCGCCGTTGAATTTTCGCGGCAAGCACTTCACTCACACCCTGATGCCGCCGAACTTCAATCCCGGCCCCAACCCCTTCGGTCCGCCGGCGGTGCTCATGGGCGCGCTGGGGCCGATCATGACCCGCACCGCCGCGCAGGTTGCCGACGGTCTGTTGGTGATGCCGTTCCACAGCGCCCGCCATTTCGCCGACCGGACCCTGGCGGCAGTGGGGGAGGGCTTGCAGCGGGCCGGGCGCGCGCCGGGTGATCTGCAGATCATCGCGCAGGCCATGGTGGCGGTGGCACGCACCGAGGAGGACCTCACCGCGGCGATCAACGGTGTCGCCACGCTCATCGCGTTCTACGGCTCGACGCCGGCCTATCTACCGGTGCTCGAGACCGAGGGGTGGGCGGACCTGCAGCCCCAACTCAACGCGATGTCCAAGGTCGGTGACTTCGCCGGCATGCGGGCGTTGATCAGCGACGACGTGGTGCGCACCATCGGCATTGTCGGTACCCCGGAGGAATGCGCCGCCGAGATCGGACGCCGCTTCGGCGGGTACGTCGACGAAATCTGTTGCTATTTCCCCGGTTACGAACAGCGACCCGAGGACGTGCGGGACCTGGTGACCGCGCTGCACGCGCTATGA
- a CDS encoding DUF5078 domain-containing protein, producing MVQIKRGLKRAGTAVAALGAVATTLAGPAAADATDDYPIPHRIIITTCDAEQYLAAARDTSPVYYSRYMIDMHNRPADIQQMAQDRIHWFFSLDPVGRRQYSEDTATNVYYEQVATHWGNWAKIFFNNKGVVAKATDVCQNYPKGDLSVWNWVQAP from the coding sequence ATGGTCCAGATCAAGCGTGGCCTGAAGCGCGCCGGTACCGCGGTCGCAGCCCTGGGCGCGGTCGCGACGACGCTCGCCGGACCGGCAGCCGCCGATGCCACCGACGACTACCCGATCCCCCACCGCATCATCATCACCACCTGTGATGCCGAGCAGTACCTGGCCGCCGCCCGCGACACCAGCCCGGTCTACTACTCGCGGTACATGATCGACATGCACAACCGCCCCGCCGACATCCAGCAGATGGCGCAGGACCGCATCCACTGGTTCTTCTCGCTCGACCCGGTCGGCCGCCGGCAGTACTCCGAGGACACCGCCACCAACGTCTACTACGAGCAGGTGGCCACCCACTGGGGCAACTGGGCCAAGATCTTCTTCAACAACAAGGGCGTCGTCGCCAAGGCCACCGACGTCTGCCAGAACTACCCCAAGGGCGACCTGAGCGTCTGGAACTGGGTCCAGGCGCCGTAG